The stretch of DNA GGCCCCGAACGCTGACCGCCCGAGCCTGATACCGGCTCGGGCGGTCTTCGTGTGCCGGCCGATCGGACGGGGTTCGGCCGTTGTCCACCACGGGACCGCGGCGGCTCGTTAGGGTCGAAGCACACCCGCGTTCACCGGAGCAGAGAGTTGTCGCAGATGTCCAGTTTCCCGGGCCTCACCCACGTCGCGATCACCGTGTCCGACTTGGCGGCCAGCACCGCCTGGTACACAACATTGTTCGGTTCGGCACCCGTCCTCGACGAGGACGAGGAATCGGGGACGTTCCACCACACGGTGTTCGCGCTGGACGGGGGCATGCTCTTCGGCCTGCACACCCACCCCGACAGCGGCGCCCCTGCGAAATTCGACGAACGGCGGGTCGGGCTCGACCACATCGCGTTCCAGTGTTCCCCCGACGCACTGCCCGGGTGGGTGGAGCGGCTCGACGCACTCGGAATCGAGCACGGCGGCATCAAGAACGCGCACTACGGGTCCGGCATCTCGTTCCGCGACCCCGACAACATTGCGCTCGAAGTTTTTGCGCCTCCGGCGCCGTGAGTACTTGTCAACGTCCGGCGGTTAATAAGTACTCACGGGCGGCGGAGCCGCAGGAGGATGGCGTCGAGCTGCTCGGCGCTGAGGAGTCCGCGCTCGAGGACCAGTTCGGTGACGCTGCGGTCCGTGTCGAGAGCGTCCGCCGCCAGCCGGGTCGCGGCCTCGTAGCCGAGGTAGGGGCTGAGGGCCGTGACCAGCCCGATCGACCGCTCCACCCCGGCGCGCATGTGCGCGACGTTGGCGGTGATCCCCACGACGCAGCGGGAGGTCAGGGCCTCGCAGGCCGCGGCCAGGTGGCTGAGCGACGCGAACAGGCTGTGCGCGATGATCGGCTCGAACGCGTTCAGCTGCAGCTGGCCGCCCTCCGCGGCGAGGGTGATGGTGACGTCGTTACCGATCACCTCGAATGCCACCTGGTTGACGACCTCCGGGATAACAGGATTCACCTTGCCCGGCATGATGGACGACCCGGCCTGCACCGCAGGAAGATTGATCTCACCCAGCCCGACACGCGGCCCCGACGACAGCAGCCGCAGATCGTTGCACATCTTCGACAGCTTCACCGCGGTGCGCTTGAGCACCCCCGACAGCTGGACGAAGGAGCCGACGTCCTGGGTGGCCTCGACGAGGTCTGTCGCGGTCGCCAGCGGCAGACCGCTGACGGCGCGCAGTTCCTCGCACACCAGCCGGGCGTAGTCGGGGTGGGCGTTGATTCCCGTGCCGATGGCAGTGCCACCGAGGTTGATCTCGGCGACGAGCAGCGCAGCTTCCTCGAGCCGTTCGGCGTCCTCCCGGACCATCACCGCGAACGCCCCGAACTCCTGCCCCAGCGTCATCGGAACGGCGTCCTGCAGCTGGGTGCGTCCCATCTTCAGGTGATCCGCGAACTCGGCGG from Rhodococcus opacus B4 encodes:
- a CDS encoding VOC family protein, giving the protein MSSFPGLTHVAITVSDLAASTAWYTTLFGSAPVLDEDEESGTFHHTVFALDGGMLFGLHTHPDSGAPAKFDERRVGLDHIAFQCSPDALPGWVERLDALGIEHGGIKNAHYGSGISFRDPDNIALEVFAPPAP
- a CDS encoding aspartate ammonia-lyase, translated to MSRIAQPVRTRVEHDLLGERNVPLDAHYGIHTLRALENFTITGTPIGRYPELVAALACVKQSAAIANRRLGLLDERRADAVVAACEQIRGGALHDQFVVDVIQGGAGTSTNMNANEVIANRGLELLGHRPGEYMFLHPLEHVNLSQSTNDVYPTALKVALQFAIRRLRAAMDGLAEAFSAKAAEFADHLKMGRTQLQDAVPMTLGQEFGAFAVMVREDAERLEEAALLVAEINLGGTAIGTGINAHPDYARLVCEELRAVSGLPLATATDLVEATQDVGSFVQLSGVLKRTAVKLSKMCNDLRLLSSGPRVGLGEINLPAVQAGSSIMPGKVNPVIPEVVNQVAFEVIGNDVTITLAAEGGQLQLNAFEPIIAHSLFASLSHLAAACEALTSRCVVGITANVAHMRAGVERSIGLVTALSPYLGYEAATRLAADALDTDRSVTELVLERGLLSAEQLDAILLRLRRP